A part of Thermocrinis albus DSM 14484 genomic DNA contains:
- the hisF gene encoding imidazole glycerol phosphate synthase subunit HisF, which produces MLAKRIIPCLDVDKGRVVKGVRFQNLVDAGDPVQIAAEYERQGADELVFLDITASAENRKTMIEVVREVAQTVFMPFTVGGGVSTLEDIRLLLSAGADKVSINTAAVKNPQLVYEAARRFGSQCVVVAIDAKRKGNSWEVYIHGGRTPTGIDAVEWARRVEELGAGEILLTSMDTDGTKRGYDIELCKAVANAVKIPVIASGGAGRMEHFYQVFSMTHVSAALAASLFHFGEVLIPDLKRYLKERGVTVRYDYEEA; this is translated from the coding sequence ATGTTGGCAAAGCGTATCATACCTTGTCTCGATGTGGATAAAGGTAGAGTGGTGAAGGGGGTCCGTTTTCAGAATTTGGTAGACGCAGGTGACCCTGTACAGATAGCTGCCGAGTATGAGAGACAGGGTGCCGATGAGTTGGTTTTTTTGGATATAACAGCCTCTGCCGAAAACAGGAAAACAATGATAGAGGTAGTGAGGGAGGTGGCTCAGACGGTTTTTATGCCTTTCACGGTGGGTGGTGGTGTGTCCACCCTGGAGGATATAAGACTTCTCCTCTCGGCGGGGGCCGATAAGGTGTCCATCAACACAGCGGCTGTGAAAAACCCTCAGCTGGTCTATGAGGCTGCCAGGAGATTCGGTTCTCAGTGTGTGGTGGTAGCCATAGATGCCAAGAGAAAGGGAAACAGCTGGGAGGTTTACATTCACGGGGGTAGAACCCCCACCGGTATAGATGCGGTGGAGTGGGCTAGGAGGGTGGAGGAGCTGGGAGCGGGTGAGATACTCCTTACCTCTATGGATACTGACGGTACAAAGAGAGGATACGATATAGAGCTGTGTAAAGCTGTGGCCAACGCGGTCAAGATACCCGTTATAGCATCCGGTGGCGCCGGTAGAATGGAACACTTCTACCAGGTCTTTTCTATGACCCACGTTAGTGCAGCCCTTGCCGCCTCTCTCTTTCATTTTGGTGAGGTTCTTATTCCGGATCTT